DNA sequence from the Lysinibacillus sp. OF-1 genome:
CATTCTGATTTAATTGACCTTCTACAGGTGTATATAGATGTTGAATATCACGAATTTTTAATAGGCGTGGTCTATCTGGCACTGTCATGTCCACGCAATTTTTACGGAAAGTATCCACAATCATATCGACAACATACTGATGTTCACCACTATTTTTCGGATCATTTAATAAACTTTGTCCATAAGTCTCATCTTCCTCTGCCGTCTTGCCTCGTTTAATCGAGCCAGCAATGCAAGAAGAAAACGCACGACCCTCTTCTACTTTTACAAGGCGTTCAGGTGATGCACCAAAAAACAATAAATCTTTATGCTCTAAACCGAATAAATAGCTTTCTGGCTGCTCATGAATAATTTGAGAGAGTACTTGTGGTGCAGATACATCCTCTTTAAATTGCAATGCAAGTGAGCGTGCAATAACTACTTTATCCGCTTTTTTCTGTTTGATTAATGCTGTCACTTGGTCAATCGAGGCTAAATAAGGTTCCTTATAGGGTTCGAAATAATTTGTGATATCAGGTTTTGTATACGTTTTCACTTCTTTAACCTGGGCTGCATGAATTAAATGATCTCGCTCTTTTCTCAATACTTCTAGCTGATCTTCAGCCTGATGATTTTGTGTCAACAGATGAATACTCACGTATGCTTTATCATCACGAATCACAAGTTGAAATGTTGCTAATGCAAAATAAGCCTCAGGAAAATCCGTCCATTCTCCATCAACATTATTTTGCGGATCAAATGTAAAACCACCAAACAAAATAGGCTGTAACTCACTTTGTCCTTTTGGACAGTTTTTCGTTAAGTTTTTCCATTCTGCTTCCACAGCATCGAAACGTTCATGTTGAGCATTGTTTTGAATAGTATGAGCATGTCCTAGCCCAACTAATGTCATTGTTTTTTCTCTATTTTGCCAATAAAATCGTTCACCTTTATAACACTCTTCGCCTGCTGCATAGAACGCCAGTGCAGATAAGCGACTTACTTCAATTGTTTCCATATAAAAATGAAGGCTTTGGCCCAAAGAGTCCACTTCTACCTCTGTGGATTGGTACCACTTCTGTTGCATGAAAATTACCTCCGTTGCTGCAATGTTCATAATCAATGATGATTAAAATACATCATTTTTTTGGTTGGCAACACTGTTATTCGTACTGTTGCTAATCATTCTTATTTATTTTCAGTTCATAAATGCATGTTCTATTGTATCATTTTTTTTCATTAAACAGTATGTAATAAGCTGTGAACCTACCCATTTTCTCATTCTTCGTTTAAAATAAGAAGAGTCGACAACATTTGAAGGAGAGAAAGACCTTATGACCAAAGTCATTGAAGCTGATAGGGGTTTGAAAGTTTGGTGGCATTTAACACGTCCACATACTTTAACCGCTTCATTTGTTCCCGTATTTCTTGGGACAGCAATTGCTCTAGCAATTGAAAAAGAAGCAATTGATTTTGGACTATTTTTTGCTATGCTCATTGCAAGTATGCTTATTCAAGCAGCAACGAATATGTTCAATGAATATTATGATTACAAATTAGGATTAGATAACGAGCATTCTGTGGGAATTGGCGGAACGATTGTCCGTCATGGTGTACAGCCGAAAACAATTATGTTGATTGCGTTAAGCTTCTATGCCATTGCTATGCTTCTTGGCATTTACATATGTGCCTCAACATCTTGGTGGTTAGCAGCTGTAGGGCTTGTTTGTATGCTTATTGGTTTCTTATATACAGGTGGACCTTATCCAATCGCCTATTCCCCATTTGGAGAAATTGTTTCTGGGGCAGTAATGGGCATGGGCATTGTGTTAATCGCCTTCTATATTCAAACGCTTACAGTGACACTCGATGCTGTATTGCTGTCTGTGCCAAGCATGATTTTAGTCGGTGCTATTATGTTATCGAACAATATCCGTGATATTGTTGGCGATACAGAAGGTGGACGAAAAACATTGGCTATTTTAGTAGGACGCGATAATGCGATTTCTGTGTTATCTGGCTTTTTTATCGTCTCGTATTTATGGGTAATCGCCCTTGTAGCAGTTGATGGCATTACTTTTTGGGCATTAATTATTTTCCTAAGTATTCCAAAACCATTACGTGCTATTCAAATTTTCCGAGACAAAAAAGAAGCCAAAGAAGTAATGCCTGCGATGAAATATACAGCACAAACGAATACATTCTTCGGCTTCCTATTAGGAATCGGTTTATTAATTTATTATTTCTTTTATTAAAAATGCGGCAGCCTTAACGGGTTGCTGCTTTTTTTATATAACGTCTGAAATTTTGACTTGCGATACCATGCACTTCTTCGGCTGAAAAACGTGAGCGTAGTGCCTCTACTAAATTTTGTGCTTCTCCTGCATGCGCTAAGCCTTTGACAGTCCTATCAATCCCATCGAAATCTGAACCTAATCCTATGTGCTCGACACCTACTAATTTTGCTAAATGCTCCACATGATCCACTAAATGTTCTAGTGTTGCATCTTTACCAATGAAGGGTGGGAAGTAAACTACATGGATATGTCCCCCATGTTCTACAAGCGCCTTTGCTTGGGCATCCGTTAAATTACGTGGGTGGTCACATAGTGTACGTGCATTACTATGACTTGCAAGAATATGCTTCGCTAAAGGCAACACGTCCCAAAAGCTTTGTTCATTCAGATGAGAGACATCAATAATAATATCTCGCTCATTTAGTAATTGTATAACTTCTTGGCCAAACGGCTTCAATCCTAAACTTGCATCCTGTTCAGCTCCATGTGCAACAGCATTTTCTTCATTCCATGTTAAGCCTACTAATTTTACACCAGCATCTAGTACGGCTGTCAGTTTTGCTAAATCATCACCAATGGCATTGCAGCCCTCTAAGCTTAAAATAGCTCCTATCTCATGTGGAGCTATTCGGTCTAACTGCGCCCAATCTGTTATATGCACCATGCCCTCTGTTTGTAAAACATGGGTATGAAATGCTTCAATTTGGCGCATGACCTCAAGAAATTGCAGATTTTGTGGGATTTCTGGGTCAATAAAGATGGCGAATACTTGAGCCTCTATTTGCCCTAATTGCAGTCTTTTTTGATTGGTATGAAGACGCTCATCCTCTGCAAAATTTGCCGTTTCAAGAGTTGTTAATTTTAAAAGCGCATCACAATGTAAATCAATAATCTTCATATCCTCACCTCTACAGCTATTATACTGCTTTCACGAGGAAAAACTTACTAAATTTTATCTTGCGGTGTATCGGAAGAGCCAAATTCCTCAAGTTCAATAAAATCATCAGATCTTGGTGTTGAAGATAGTACATCTTCTTCCACCGGTCGTAAGTTTTCTTCTTTCTGTTCTGCATGCTCCACGCATGTCAAAGCTTGCGGCATAGCCTCTAAACGTCCTAATGGAATGTCTTCACCACAGACCACACATTTACCATATGTTCCGTCTGCCATTGCTTGAAGAGCTTTTTTAATTTCCTCCGCATTGTCGCCAAGATGCTCATCCATAGCCATTTCTGTTAGCTGATCCGTTAAATCACTCGCATTATCAGCAGGATGATTATCATAATTAGATAGCTCTGTCGCTTGGGGACGCTCTGATTCCTCTAATCGTTGTTCAATTTCTTGCAATTCTTGCTCTAGTTGTCTTTTTAATTGTTGCATTACTTGTTGATCCAAAAAAATCTCCTCCTCATGCCTTCATTTTTTCCTAATTTACGATTTCTAAAACATGTCAGCATAAGGAAGACCTATTTATTTACTCGTGTAAGCTATGATTGCATCGTGTAAAAATTGTGCAGTTCCCATTGCACCTCGCTCATCATAATAAGCCGTAAATCGTTCGTCAGCTATATACATTTGTGCAAGTCCTGCATGGGCCTCTTGAGAATATTCATTCCATGTAAAGCTTAGCCAGCGTTTATGCAATTCTGCCACTTCCATCGCAATGTCACTTGTAGGATTCCCGAGCTCCATAGCCTCTGCTAACCGCTCAAACATTTGCTGTTCTAGCTCTTGCATCGCCTGATATTGTTGCTCTGTCATATTCATAAGCTTAGCATTCGAAGCATCCACTGTGCCTTCTCCATATTTCGCACGAATTTCTTGTCCGTATTGCTTTTCATTATCTTCGATTAACCTTTCTTTAAAACCTTTAAATTTTTCTTCATTGGACATCGGTTGTTCCCCCTCAATGGATTGTATTGTTTTTTCTACCGTCTGTAAGATTGTTACAAGCTGTTCCTGGCGTTGAAGCAAAGCTGCTCTATGTGCTTTTAGCGCCTCTGCATGTTGAAAATTTGGCGCCTTAATAATCGCTTGAATCGTCGCAAGTTTCATATCTAATGCACGATAAAATAAAATCTGCTGTAGCATATCGACCTCCAATTGGCCATAGAATCGATACCCTGCCTCATTTGTTCTGGCTGGCTTCAGCAACCCAATTTCATCATAATAACGCAATGTTCTCGTGCTAACACCCGACAATTGAGCAAGCTCCTGAATGGAATATTCCATGTGCTCACCTCCTCTAATGCTACTGTAAACTTTGACGCAACGTTAAGGTCAAGACAAAATAAAAAATATTAATCGAACTATAATCATCCTTTCAGAATATATAATTCCATAAAAATCTATAATCTGAGTTTTTATACACCGATATGAATAATAAATATTTCACAGGAACGTGATAGGATGAAGTGTCCAAATTGTCACCATGAGAGTCATACAAAACAAGTACTAACTTTGCCTTCTCCATCCCTCTTTACAGTATGCTTGACCAATTTTGATGGATTGCTAAGCCACTTTCAGCAAATGAAGTTCGTGCTGTTGCGAATGTTTATGAAAACAGTCAACTATCTATTATTGAAACAGAATCCACTAACGAAGCAGACGCTATACTAGCTGGTCAATTCGTGTAAGCATTCCGTTTGTATTATGAGATGGCACTCAATGAGGGTGATTTTTATTGGATTGCTGATATGCTTGCACTTGGCAGTTCAGCTTATCAAAAATTAGAGAAATATAGTAATGAAATTACATATTACTTCTATTTAAAACAATGGGGTATTAGATGTACAATTTTCAAATGGTCAATACTATGTGGATATGAACGAAACGTGTGATTTTTATGATGCACAAGAAAATTATCAATTCTATGATTGCTATAAGACCTATACTGTTACAATAGATGATTATGGTGCTTTTAAAATTGCCCATATTACTATTCACTAATAAGGTCTTTTACAATCGTAAAATAAGCAAGGAAAAAATAAACTATCGCGAGATACTCTTATTTCGCAATAGTTCGTTTCTTCTGCATTGTTTTGGTAGTTTAAAAATGATCCAGCTATCTTACTGTTCATTGATTCGCATATTTCCCATGCCACACTATGTGATGATAATTCTTTTTATCTGTGTCACCCTCTGTATTAATAAACAACACCCTCGCATGTTCGTCTAGCTGTAGGTCGAGTATTAAATCTTTGTAGTGTTCATTAGTCATTAATTCATAAAAGCAACCAAACGGAGCCGCTCCTGATTCTCCTGCTATAATACGTGAGTCTGAAGCCAATGGATTTGCAAGAACGCGCATTCCTGTTGCTGCTATTTCTTCTTCACAGGAGATGCTTATTTTTATATGGGCTTTTAAGAGTCGCCAAGCCTGTGGATTAGGTTCACCGCAAGCAAGGCCCGCCATTATGGTTTTCATCTCTCCACCAACAGTTACATATTGCTCAGTACCTGCCTTAAAGCTCTCATAATAACAATTAGCAACATGTGGCTCAACTAACACAAATGTAATATCCTGCTCATAATATTGTTGTAAAAAAGCTACTACTGCCCCTGCAAATGACCCAACACCAGCTTGTAAAAATACATGTGTCGGAGCTTGCTGCATCTGTTCAACGATTTCATGTACAAGTGTTGTGTAGCCTTGCATAATCCATAATGGTATTTCTTCGTAGCCATCCCACATCGTATCCTGAATCAGGACCCAGCCATTTTCTTGTGCTAGCTGCGAGGTATAACGCACGGTTTCATCATAATTCATTGTCGTTATTTCAGCATAGGCTCCTTCTTTTTTAATATGCTGTAAACGTTCATCGGCACTGCCAGCTGGCATATATATTCGCGCTTGATACCCCAGTTCACGAGCCGCCCATGCCACACCACGACCATGGTTACCATCTGTTGTTGAAATAAAGGTTAAATTACCTATCTGCGCTTTTACTTCTGATGATTTTAATTGTTCAAACGATAGTTCCTCTATATTTTTCTGGAGTCTATTGGCAACATACTGCGCAATTGCATAAACTCCGCCTAATACTTTAAATGCGTTTAAGCCAAATCGATAGGATTCGTCTTTTACCAAAATTTTTTCTACACCCATCCATGAAGCAAGTGAATCAAGATGATGGAGAGGTGTCTTTTCAAATTGCTCATATGTACGTAGAAATTGCCCCACTTTCTTTACTTGTTCCAATGTAAAATATGGCAGTAAAGCTGTTCCGTCATTTGCTTTATCCAGCTGATTGTGCACCCACTTTAATTTTTCATTCATTCCTATCCCTCCTTTATCATTAGCTTAGTCCATCTAGCTTCAAAATACAAAATTATACAATACAGAACTTACATTTGTCTAAGTTCCTTGTTATGCGTTTATGATCCCCTACGGAAAAGGGAGAAAAATTTCTTAACTTCCTATATAATTAACAAGCCTTCACAGATCCGATGTTCTGTGAAGGCTTCATTTTTATAGTAACTATGTTATCAAATCAATTAAAAAGTGCAGTAGATGTAATTCATCTACTGCACTTAGTATGACCCGTACGGGATTCGAACCCGTGTTACCGCCGTGAAAGGGCGGTGTCTTAACCACTTGACCAACGGGCCAATGGCGGAGAAGGAGGGATTTGAACCCTCGCGCCGGTTACCCGACCTACACCCTTAGCAGGGGCGCCTCTTCAGCCTCTTGAGTACTTCCCCACATAAAAATGGCTCCGAAGGCAGGACTCGAACCTGCGACAACCTGATTAACAGTCAGGTGCTACTACCAACTGAGCTACTTCGGAATAATGATGGGCCTAAATGGACTCGAACCATCGACCTCACGCTTATCAGGCGTGCGCTCTAACCAGCTGAGCTATAGGCCCTTGGAGCGGGTGATGGGAATCGAACCCACGACATCAGCTTGGAAGGCTGAGGTTTTACCATTAAACTACACCCGCATAAATGGTGGGTCAGGACGGAATCGAACCGCCGACACTTAGAGCTTCAATCTAATGCTCTACCAACTGAGCTACTGACCCATTTCGTCCATGCTAAGCTTATTTTCTTTTGCTTTTCATATCTTCTTATGAAAATAATGGCGGTCCCGACCGGGATCGAACCGGCGATCTCCTGCGTGACAGGCAGGCATGTTAACCGCTACACCACGGGACCATTTGGTTGCGGGGGCCGGATTTGAACCAACGACCTTCGGGTTATGAGCCCGACGAGCTACCACTGCTCCACCCCGCGATAATTTTATACGGTTTCGAGTTTTTAAAGCACCATTTATAAAGATTTAAAACTGGAGGAGGTAGAGGGATTCGAACCCCCGCGCGGTGTTACCCGCCTGTCGGTTTTCAAGACCGATCCCTTCAGCCAGACTTGGGTATACCTCCGTTGCAATATATAAATGGTGGACCTTGCAGGACTCGAACCTGCGACCGGACGGTTATGAGCCGTCTGCTCTAACCAACTGAGCTAAAGGTCCTTTAAGATGGCGGCAGAGGGGATCGAACCCCCGACCTTACGGGTATGAACCGTACGCTCTAGCCAGCTGAGCTACGCCGCCAGGATCTTTATACTGGTTAATTTATTATGGTGGAGCCTAGCGGGATCGAACCGCTGACCTCCTGCGTGCAAGGCAGGCGCTCTCCCAGCTGAGCTAAGGCCCCATAATTTCTTTGGAAATGGTCGGGAAGACAGGATTCGAACCTGCGACCCCTTGGTCCCAAACCAAGTGCTCTACCAAGCTGAGCTACTTCCCGTTCTTTTTGGCGCGCCCGACAGGAGTCGAACCCATAACCTTCTGATCCGTAGTCAGACGCTCTATCCAATTGAGCTACGGGCGCATTAAAAATGGTGCCGAGGACCGGAATCGAACCGGTACGGTAGTCACCTACCGCAGGATTTTAAGTCCTGTGCGTCTGCCAGTTCCGCCACCCCGGCACATTTGGAGCGGAAGACGAGGTTCGAACTCGCGACCCCCACCTTGGCAAGGTGGTGTTCTACCACTGAACTACTTCCGCATGTGCATAAGTTTTTTTATCTGGCAATGAAATAATGGTGCGGGTGAAGGGAGTCGAACCCCCACGCCTTGCGGCGCTAGATCCTAAGTCTAGTGCGTCTGCCAATTCCGCCACACCCGCTTATTATTATTTAAAAATGGTGAGCCATGAAGGACTCGAACCTTCGACCCTCTGATTAAAAGTCAGATGCTCTACCAACTGAGCTAATGGCTCTAAAAAAATGGTGCCGGCTATAGGAATCGAACCCACGACCTACTGATTACAAGTCAGTTGCTCTACCTGCTGAGCTAAACCGGCATATGGTGGAGGATGACGGGCTCGAACCGCCGACCCTCTGCTTGTAAGGCAGATGCTCTCCCAGCTGAGCTAATCCTCCTGGGTATTATGCCTAGCGACGTCCTACTCTCACAGGGGGAAGCCCCCAACTACCATCGGCGCTAAAGAGCTTAACTTCCGTGTTCGGTATGGGAACGGGTGTGACCTCTTTGCCATCATCACTAGACTTGCACATGGATGTGCTGGCTTCTGCGTTTTTAGCAGAAGTTTCTTTATGTATCTTGTTTTGAAGTTGTTTACCTGTCCTTCAAGACAAGAATTATTGTATAACGTTTTCTCACATTGTGCAATACTTTTTTATAAAAAAAAGAAATTATTACTTTTTGAAGTTATTTTTGCTAAGTAAGAGAAAATATTGCCCTGCAAAATATTATAACAATTGTTGTTTCAAAAGAAAACAATTATTTTATTTCACCTATTTTCTTAGCTTATAATCTATTTCTGAACAAGGAAAGGGTATAGAAAACCCTTCACTTGTTGTTTCATTAAATAGTTAAAAGCTCTTGTTTCAATCTTAGAATTTCTTCAAATGTTGTGGAAGCTCCAAAAGATAGTCTAAAAAATTGGCGTGCTGCTTCCAAAGAGTAACCCATTGATAAAATGGCTTTCGTTCCAGATTCACTATGAATATCACATGCACTACCCGTCGAAATACAGATTCCTGCCTCATTTAACTTTAAAAGAACATATTGTCCCTCTATTTTATCCATCATTACGCCACAAATAGTAGGCAATTGTTGGTTACATTCTATTAATTGGCATGTTTCAGGCAAATTGTTTTTCAAAAATCTTCTTAAAGTCTCATAATGTTGTCTTTCATATTGATAGTTTTCAATTGCTGCCGCAAAGGCTACAATTGCTGGTGTATCTAATGTGCCGCCTCTTAAACCCCTCTCATGAGTCACACCCGGTGTTAAGGCAGGTACTCGGAGCGCAGGATTCAGATAGACAGCACCACACCCCTTTGGTCCACCTATTTTATGAGCTGAGATTGTGATGGCATCTACTCCACTTGGTATAGCAAGCTTCCCAAATGATTGTACACAGTCAATATGGCTGAAAACATCAGATTTTTTAGCCATCTCTATTATTTTCTCTACAGGCTGAATAGCACCAATTTCAGAATTGACATGTTGAATTGTAATCAAAGCCGTATCTTTGCGGATTGCTTGCTGTAATTGTTCAAGGTCAATCCATCCATCCATCTGTAAAGGCAATTTTGTCACTATAAAACCCATTTTCTCAAGCGTATTCAACGCTGCATGCACAGACGTATGCTCAGCTTGAGATGAAATAATGTGTTTTCCTTTTTTAGAGGCCAGCGCTAATGACAAGATAGCCAG
Encoded proteins:
- a CDS encoding isochorismate synthase; translated protein: MQQKWYQSTEVEVDSLGQSLHFYMETIEVSRLSALAFYAAGEECYKGERFYWQNREKTMTLVGLGHAHTIQNNAQHERFDAVEAEWKNLTKNCPKGQSELQPILFGGFTFDPQNNVDGEWTDFPEAYFALATFQLVIRDDKAYVSIHLLTQNHQAEDQLEVLRKERDHLIHAAQVKEVKTYTKPDITNYFEPYKEPYLASIDQVTALIKQKKADKVVIARSLALQFKEDVSAPQVLSQIIHEQPESYLFGLEHKDLLFFGASPERLVKVEEGRAFSSCIAGSIKRGKTAEEDETYGQSLLNDPKNSGEHQYVVDMIVDTFRKNCVDMTVPDRPRLLKIRDIQHLYTPVEGQLNQNATILQLTKSLHPTPALGGVPRKEALAAIRKYEPMNRGLYAAPIGWLDAEGNGEFAVAIRSAALLSDKAYLYAGGGIVADSEPQAEYEETLVKFRPMLRALGGRLHE
- a CDS encoding 1,4-dihydroxy-2-naphthoate polyprenyltransferase; the protein is MTKVIEADRGLKVWWHLTRPHTLTASFVPVFLGTAIALAIEKEAIDFGLFFAMLIASMLIQAATNMFNEYYDYKLGLDNEHSVGIGGTIVRHGVQPKTIMLIALSFYAIAMLLGIYICASTSWWLAAVGLVCMLIGFLYTGGPYPIAYSPFGEIVSGAVMGMGIVLIAFYIQTLTVTLDAVLLSVPSMILVGAIMLSNNIRDIVGDTEGGRKTLAILVGRDNAISVLSGFFIVSYLWVIALVAVDGITFWALIIFLSIPKPLRAIQIFRDKKEAKEVMPAMKYTAQTNTFFGFLLGIGLLIYYFFY
- a CDS encoding dipeptidase, translating into MKIIDLHCDALLKLTTLETANFAEDERLHTNQKRLQLGQIEAQVFAIFIDPEIPQNLQFLEVMRQIEAFHTHVLQTEGMVHITDWAQLDRIAPHEIGAILSLEGCNAIGDDLAKLTAVLDAGVKLVGLTWNEENAVAHGAEQDASLGLKPFGQEVIQLLNERDIIIDVSHLNEQSFWDVLPLAKHILASHSNARTLCDHPRNLTDAQAKALVEHGGHIHVVYFPPFIGKDATLEHLVDHVEHLAKLVGVEHIGLGSDFDGIDRTVKGLAHAGEAQNLVEALRSRFSAEEVHGIASQNFRRYIKKAATR
- a CDS encoding TraR/DksA C4-type zinc finger protein, producing the protein MDQQVMQQLKRQLEQELQEIEQRLEESERPQATELSNYDNHPADNASDLTDQLTEMAMDEHLGDNAEEIKKALQAMADGTYGKCVVCGEDIPLGRLEAMPQALTCVEHAEQKEENLRPVEEDVLSSTPRSDDFIELEEFGSSDTPQDKI
- a CDS encoding MerR family transcriptional regulator, translated to MEYSIQELAQLSGVSTRTLRYYDEIGLLKPARTNEAGYRFYGQLEVDMLQQILFYRALDMKLATIQAIIKAPNFQHAEALKAHRAALLQRQEQLVTILQTVEKTIQSIEGEQPMSNEEKFKGFKERLIEDNEKQYGQEIRAKYGEGTVDASNAKLMNMTEQQYQAMQELEQQMFERLAEAMELGNPTSDIAMEVAELHKRWLSFTWNEYSQEAHAGLAQMYIADERFTAYYDERGAMGTAQFLHDAIIAYTSK
- a CDS encoding diaminopropionate ammonia-lyase; translated protein: MNEKLKWVHNQLDKANDGTALLPYFTLEQVKKVGQFLRTYEQFEKTPLHHLDSLASWMGVEKILVKDESYRFGLNAFKVLGGVYAIAQYVANRLQKNIEELSFEQLKSSEVKAQIGNLTFISTTDGNHGRGVAWAARELGYQARIYMPAGSADERLQHIKKEGAYAEITTMNYDETVRYTSQLAQENGWVLIQDTMWDGYEEIPLWIMQGYTTLVHEIVEQMQQAPTHVFLQAGVGSFAGAVVAFLQQYYEQDITFVLVEPHVANCYYESFKAGTEQYVTVGGEMKTIMAGLACGEPNPQAWRLLKAHIKISISCEEEIAATGMRVLANPLASDSRIIAGESGAAPFGCFYELMTNEHYKDLILDLQLDEHARVLFINTEGDTDKKNYHHIVWHGKYANQ
- a CDS encoding cysteine desulfurase family protein; translated protein: MDYAATSPMTKEALAAYVEVAQRYYGNSASLHDLGGQAYYFVQQSREVVANALGVNSDGIIFTGSGTEGNILAILSLALASKKGKHIISSQAEHTSVHAALNTLEKMGFIVTKLPLQMDGWIDLEQLQQAIRKDTALITIQHVNSEIGAIQPVEKIIEMAKKSDVFSHIDCVQSFGKLAIPSGVDAITISAHKIGGPKGCGAVYLNPALRVPALTPGVTHERGLRGGTLDTPAIVAFAAAIENYQYERQHYETLRRFLKNNLPETCQLIECNQQLPTICGVMMDKIEGQYVLLKLNEAGICISTGSACDIHSESGTKAILSMGYSLEAARQFFRLSFGASTTFEEILRLKQELLTI